The Flavobacterium piscisymbiosum genome includes a region encoding these proteins:
- a CDS encoding TIGR02757 family protein, with amino-acid sequence MTQKELKEFLDEKVIQYNNQDFIDSDPVQIPHLFSQKEDIEIAGFLSATIAWGNRKMIIKNSHQMMDLMGNTPYDFVMSHSEDDLVRLENFVHRTFNGKDFGGFIKGLQHIYKNHGGLEAVFAKHHEKDSLQKSIHEFKKTFFEIDHLPRTQKHISDPLNNSAAKRINMYLRWMVRQDTKGVDLGIWKSISPAALSCPLDVHSGNVARKLGILTRKQNDGKALNELDLKLRKMDAQDPVKYDFALFGLGVFEGF; translated from the coding sequence ATGACTCAAAAAGAACTCAAAGAATTTCTCGACGAAAAAGTCATTCAATATAACAATCAGGATTTTATTGATAGCGATCCTGTACAGATTCCGCATTTATTCTCTCAAAAAGAAGACATCGAAATCGCCGGTTTCCTGAGCGCGACAATTGCTTGGGGAAATCGTAAAATGATTATCAAAAACTCTCATCAAATGATGGATCTAATGGGCAATACGCCATATGATTTTGTCATGTCACATTCTGAAGATGATTTGGTTCGACTTGAAAATTTCGTTCATCGTACTTTCAACGGAAAAGATTTTGGCGGTTTCATAAAGGGATTGCAACACATTTATAAAAATCACGGCGGTTTAGAAGCTGTTTTTGCAAAACATCATGAAAAAGATAGTTTACAGAAAAGCATTCACGAATTCAAAAAAACATTCTTCGAAATCGATCATTTGCCACGAACTCAGAAACATATTTCAGATCCTTTAAATAATTCCGCAGCAAAAAGAATCAACATGTATTTGCGCTGGATGGTGCGTCAGGACACCAAAGGAGTCGATTTAGGAATCTGGAAAAGCATTTCGCCAGCCGCATTATCTTGTCCGCTTGATGTTCATTCCGGAAATGTCGCCCGAAAACTAGGAATTCTGACCCGAAAACAAAACGACGGAAAAGCCCTGAACGAATTAGATCTTAAACTTAGAAAAATGGATGCACAAGATCCTGTAAAATATGATTTTGCTTTATTCGGATTGGGAGTTTTTGAAGGGTTTTAA
- a CDS encoding type VI secretion system Vgr family protein: protein MKQENLSFGIGGKEVSHFTSIELYQSINNHHKFTIKVPHSVIEKPRAYAIENAQHWLGKTLHIVLGNKNNFLGIITNIQFSQEQDQVGSQIILSGFSKTILLESGKKLHSWEDIDLQEMIKGIIKNATEEKLQNEIVPEYTSKISYQTQYMETDFQYIQRLAKQYNEWLYYDGEKLFFGKPPKKWESINLTFGKDLLALDMTIQAIPIQFSAFTYNDDINQLYQAQTDKTVEGLSKLGNQVLEISHDLYSTASFEYGNLPTGYDMHLEQNLKKRQESTMADANYIIATSRNNKLKIGTIINIDALEEIDINTAHLSGLDVTKNNYRNQGIGQYIITEITHLATDIGEYSNKFKALSASIKKLPEPQITFPQAQMQQAKVVDNADPRGKGRVRVKMLWQQGKLQKTPWLRVMTPDAGSSGLVDSNRGLVFIPEIGDDVIVGFRYNDPNRPFIMGNLFNGQTAAGGKLNNNIKSIYTKSGHRIVFDDTDENGKITIQDQKGNQFHIDSANDTIDIEALSIINLKAKNINLIASENITMSAEKNINMNAKESMFLFGTKQVIVHSDKYVDIESFEDLQLTAKETNLKSTDLLDLTAKKMNIGSQTDLLLSGDEVVLNGVEKIEIKSPDINEVSSTATFPFKERVVEKEIREEMQLKTNK, encoded by the coding sequence ATGAAACAAGAAAATCTATCTTTTGGAATAGGAGGCAAAGAAGTTTCGCATTTTACTTCTATTGAGTTATATCAAAGTATCAACAATCATCATAAATTTACTATAAAAGTACCGCATTCAGTAATTGAGAAACCTAGAGCGTACGCAATTGAAAATGCGCAGCATTGGCTTGGCAAAACTTTGCATATTGTTTTAGGAAATAAAAATAATTTTCTGGGTATTATAACTAATATTCAATTTTCTCAAGAGCAAGATCAAGTTGGCAGCCAAATTATTCTATCAGGTTTTTCTAAAACCATATTGTTAGAATCGGGTAAAAAACTTCATTCATGGGAAGATATTGATCTACAGGAAATGATTAAAGGAATTATCAAAAATGCAACCGAAGAAAAACTGCAAAATGAGATTGTTCCGGAATATACATCTAAAATAAGTTACCAAACTCAGTATATGGAAACGGATTTTCAATATATTCAGCGATTAGCAAAGCAATATAATGAATGGTTGTATTATGATGGAGAAAAATTATTTTTTGGAAAACCGCCAAAGAAATGGGAATCCATAAATCTAACTTTTGGCAAAGATTTATTGGCATTAGACATGACCATACAAGCTATTCCTATTCAGTTTAGTGCTTTTACATATAATGATGATATCAACCAACTTTATCAGGCACAAACAGATAAAACTGTTGAGGGTCTGTCTAAACTAGGGAATCAGGTTTTAGAGATCTCACATGACCTCTATTCTACTGCTTCTTTTGAGTATGGAAATCTGCCTACCGGATATGATATGCATTTAGAGCAGAATTTGAAAAAAAGACAAGAAAGCACAATGGCAGATGCCAATTATATTATAGCCACAAGCCGCAATAACAAATTAAAAATAGGTACAATTATTAACATTGATGCATTAGAAGAAATAGACATTAATACAGCACATTTGTCAGGATTGGATGTGACAAAAAACAATTATAGAAATCAAGGAATCGGGCAGTATATCATTACCGAAATTACTCACTTAGCAACTGATATTGGCGAATACTCTAATAAATTTAAAGCTTTATCTGCCTCTATAAAAAAATTACCTGAACCACAAATAACATTTCCGCAAGCACAAATGCAGCAAGCAAAAGTTGTTGATAATGCCGACCCAAGAGGAAAGGGAAGAGTACGGGTAAAGATGTTGTGGCAACAAGGTAAGCTGCAAAAAACACCCTGGCTTCGTGTTATGACACCCGACGCAGGATCAAGTGGGTTAGTTGACTCTAATAGAGGTTTAGTTTTTATTCCTGAGATAGGCGACGATGTTATAGTTGGCTTTAGATACAATGACCCAAACAGACCTTTTATTATGGGAAATTTATTTAACGGTCAAACAGCCGCTGGAGGAAAATTAAATAATAATATTAAGAGTATTTATACAAAAAGCGGACACCGAATTGTTTTTGATGATACTGATGAAAATGGAAAAATAACAATTCAGGATCAAAAAGGAAATCAATTTCATATTGATAGCGCAAATGATACTATAGATATTGAGGCTTTGAGTATTATTAACCTAAAAGCAAAAAACATAAATCTTATTGCCAGTGAGAATATCACTATGAGTGCAGAAAAAAATATAAATATGAACGCCAAAGAAAGCATGTTTTTATTTGGAACTAAACAGGTAATTGTACATTCTGATAAATATGTTGATATAGAAAGTTTTGAAGATTTACAACTTACTGCCAAAGAAACCAATCTAAAATCTACAGATTTACTTGATTTGACCGCTAAAAAAATGAATATAGGATCTCAAACGGATTTATTGTTAAGCGGAGATGAAGTAGTCTTGAACGGAGTAGAGAAAATAGAAATAAAATCACCCGATATAAACGAAGTTTCGAGTACGGCTACGTTTCCTTTTAAAGAGAGAGTGGTTGAAAAAGAGATTAGAGAAGAGATGCAACTTAAAACTAATAAATAA